A genome region from Anastrepha obliqua isolate idAnaObli1 chromosome 4, idAnaObli1_1.0, whole genome shotgun sequence includes the following:
- the LOC129245574 gene encoding protein TEX261, protein MSFLYILSWVSMVIHIVFITVSIAAGLYYIAELVEEYTQTARKLITFMISATVFVYIMFMFFDNLPWSMILCGFAAQVFHGIIMSSFPFIRFMSVPFIGAVVFLVINHFLAFQYFTSIYYPFVQVLAYFTICLWMVPFSLFVSLSANDNVLPTTVNDSMGSQDVVTNYFTRGKKQGLLSLFNYAKDSLLPTRSKKSF, encoded by the exons atGTCGTTTCTATATATACTGAGTTGGGTATCAATGGTGATACATATCGTCTTTATTACAGTCTCGATTG CGGCGGGTCTCTACTATATTGCTGAGCTGGTGGAAGAGTACACACAAACGGCGCGAAAGTTAATCACATTTATGATTAGTGCCACGGTATTTGTTTACATAATGTTCATGTTCTTCGATAATTTACCATGGAGCATGATTTTGTGTGGTTTTGCGGCGCAAGTATTCCACGGTATTATTATGAGCAGCTTTCCATTTATACGATTTATGTCAGTACCATTTATTGGCGCTGTAGTGTTTTTGGTTATAAACCACTTTTTGGCTTTTCAATATTTCACGAGCATTTACTATCCATTTGTGCAG gtgCTAGCATACTTTACAATATGCCTTTGGATGGTGCcattttcgctttttgtttcaCTAAGCGCAAACGATAATGTGCTACCGACGACTGTTAATGACAGCATGG GAAGCCAAGATGTCGTAACGAACTACTTCACACGTGGAAAAAAACAGGGACTACTTTCGCTTTTTAATTATGCTAAAGATAGCCTATTGCCGACAAGGAGCAAGAAAAGCTTTTGA